The nucleotide window attaaaaaaaaaaaaaaaaaaaaaaaaaaaaacattcagtgaTGAATTGATAGTGAGtactttttctatttttaatgaGAGATCGTCTCACAAAACAAGGCCAGGGACGGCCAGTCCAAGGTGAGGGCTAAACCTAACTGATTTGGGAACATTAACCCAAATCAACCATCACCAGGAGCACATTGCCACcaactcctggggctgaaacagggttacccccttcacagtccataaggatgtaggcacaAGTATCATCAAACAAGTTGTttcgataacgtaaccctcctgcagAAGGCGAGAGGGTTACCTTATTGCAACCTCAAACATGAGCCTAATGGTAGAGCAGAATACACTACCTTCACAACTTGTTGCAAATTAATTATAGTTAAGTTCCCTGCTCAATggaacaagtgtcatgactgggtattgaacccacactctgctgctgacaaggGTCCTGGGTCCAGTAACCTAGACTGCTTGGCCAAGACACGCCCCCGCCCCCTGTGAAGATAATTGTAGTTGTAACTTCCTACTTTTATTACTTACATCAAAGTCAGGTACTTTTGGTTCACTGTACTCACTCCAGAGACTCTTAGGGATAACATTCACAGGGACATCATGAACGACGTTACGACTATGGCCAGTCCTAGAAGGCTGGAAAAAACATATtgtttattaaacaaaaagaaaaattatttagTTGCGGTTCACTTTCCCATTTATAAACAGTTTGATATGTGAccatgggtcgatttcacaaagagttagtcctaattttaggactagtcctaggagatactaaaaacgtatggctagtcctaagtaactcgtcctaactcaagataagactctagtcttaactctttgtgaaatccaccccaggcacCTTTAGTGCGATGCTCCTTTAAGTGCAGCTGTTGCCTATAGCAACAGCCATGACACTGGTCTTAGTGGTACAACACTTAACTGCCAACATAGCCCTTATCATTCTTCCACTCACCCCTCTCAGTGAGAGGTGGACATCACAAAGTTTATTGGAGTTACACAAGGTACTGGAGATTGCTCATTGTTATACAATCATAGAGTATGATACAATGTACAAAGATGGAGTTCATTCACAAGGAGTTTGAGTATTGATGGTTCATTTAGTGTGTATCTGTTTTCCTATGCTTTGCTATGTCCTATTAAccgggttgttctaaaaccccctcgacccACGACCCCCTCGACTTTTgcccaatgttttttttctgtacaccgaaATTGCCACAGTTCACAATCTCAGCCAATCACGAACACAATTTTGTATGCTGACATCGACTACCATGCCTCGCAGTACATCACAACACAGCGTACGGGACAGACCAAACACACATTGTACACATGAAGCAAACTGCGCGTGATTGGCTAAGATTGGGACCTgaggcaattttgatgtacaaaaaaaaaattcgcgGCATCTCCATGCGTATCTCTTGGCCAACCCGAGCCTGAATAAGATTATTATCCCAACTGGGAACCTGCGTTTACCGCCCGAGTAAGATTATGGCCAAATCATTACCGGCTGATAGCTTACGTCCTGTGTACTAGTTGCTCTATGCGGAGCTTGAGGTTGTAGACCCGACCGACCAAAATGGCCAACGCGTGTTTTGGGGCATACATATGCATAGCTCTATGGGTTGTTGTCAGTCTCCAACACCTCCGGACAGGGCCTCCCCCATCGATATCGGTGTGCACGTACGTGAGGGGGGAATTTAGCCTGGCTGATGCAGATAAATAAACGCAGTCTCacacttgaaatcaagtctagtcGTGGAAGGAAGTTGCGTCGCCTGTTGTTTGGATGGATCACACACTGTGAATCCTAAATTGGGGACTTTTAAGTCCCCAATTTAGGAATTAAAATTAGGACACGCTTCGaatacgggggggggggggggggggggattctttaactaccattttttttatatttatcatCTCTGACTTGCAATGACTTGTGCACTTGGCTATCTGTGGGAACTGGAAGCTTAGTTGTTATTGTTTATGCCTTTAGCCTGGTTAATGTATAGTCAGTAGAGTTGGCAAGTGTTTCTTTACTTTTCAGTGTACATTGCAtgttcttaattttgtttgacaGTCAGGTTTTAGTCATTGTTAAGTTTAAAGTGATACTCTGAGGAACTACTGAGGATACTGTGAGGATTGAATAGAATTTGGTTTTTTATATGCAGGAAGTCaggaattttttaaattttattgtaaTGCTTTTACTTTTGGAAGATTACTTattgctgttttttttgtgtttgtttatcgTTAATATGTTGGATTAAATCTCTTGTAAAAAGAACTCTCTGTGTCAcagttataccatggaggtatatGTTGATATTTCTGTGTGTAAATGTAAATAATATGACAGAAAAGACAAGGAGTGATATTAACACAAATACATGGAGTGAACAAAACCAGCAAAAAAAGGTTCAGTCACTtcagacttgaatcaagtctatgtTAATGAATGGGTGCGGGTGTGGGGGAGTGTCTAGCcaaaatcaacaattttaaataatgatttATACTCTATGGTTGGTTCCTATGTACAAATCCGAAAACAAGATAATGCTAAATGATGTGGAACATTGACGAATGAAACAGAAGGGACTCACTCAATtgacaaaatataaaacatagGCAAAATTCAGTCCATTGAGTACTTTGGCTAGTTCATAAAGTCAACTAAAATATTAACACTTACCAGCTCAATGTCGAATGTAAGACAGGGACTGAATTTCTTGGTGAGTTTTAATTTGACAGCTTTGGCATTCTGTGCAGTCTTCATGGCTCTGACAATGTCCTCTGGAGTGACCTCAAGATAGATCTCGTTGGATTCCTCAGAAAGACCTTCCATCCTATACTCATCGAAGAAATTGCTCTAAGAAATGACAAGAAAAAGACCCATCATTTCATCTTTGAAGAGGCGAACCAATTTCAGTTTGCACTGGGCACTTAAATCTGAAAATCTTATAGGCCAAGACCAGGTGCAACAGATGGACATGGTCTCTGTGTTATTCCATTCAAACAAGTTTAACATGGTGGGCTGCAGCCAAATATTTATGGGCACAAATAATTCAAATCGCTGTATATGAAACCAGATTAgcccattatttatttttgtttactttttttttttttggggggggtggggggtatatggctctcttttaaaggtagggtcattgtTTGGTTATTGAATCACTTCAAAGAATGACATTGATTGCTAATCAAACGGAATAGGGGCATATCAGAGACAAAATAGccatctttataacaagtaTACGTAAGCTTTTGAACAgatgacatgtttttttcaggGTCACTTttacctactcctagaactacagaggtttgttcatgagacgatagcggaacgaacctcaaaGTTCTAGGAGTAACTATTACCAAGGTACATATAACCTTTCTTTAACAATGGTCTGAGACTGACTGCCAAACACTGTGGGCTAGAAACTACTCCTATAGAACTGTAGGTTCGTTCCTCTATCTTCAAGacaatagcggaacgaacctgaAGTTCTAGGACTGGATGAGGCTAAAACTACTTCtagggggagccttatagttacTAGAAGTGGCTAAAAACCGGATCAATAAACACTTACCGCTGTTAGCTCACACCATATACCTCCTTTGGCTACCTTGTCATTTAGAATAAAGTACATATGATCTGCTGTCAATCGTAGTACACACAACTGGGTCATCTTCGAGATTGTGCTTACAACTCCTGGAATTTACAAGGAGAAAATATAAATTTCTTGGGATATCgcccaaaattaaaaacaaacaaaaaatttcaGGTTTATGGGGATCCAGCGCTATCCCTTTGTCTAGATAAAAAAATCTAGTCCCAGAAATCACTCCAATCcttacggagtggattggaccgatttgtATAGAGCTAGATCCAGTAAccggggcgctgtattccttttttcaagttttgaCATGATCTGGACATTATCTGTCATATGACAGAtaatggaaaagtttctgtatgacgccaccactttttcattcgctatgaaataacatagtatctattttacctcaatgagatcctttttgtaaaaatgcgtgaaaaagtggtggcgtcatacggaaagttatcccagataattttaaaatttgaaaaaaggaatacagcgccctgGTTACTGGGTCTAAGGGTACTAATAGTAATAGATAAACTCATGACACAGTGACTGCTAGTGCTAATTAAGTTAGTAGTTGCGATTTTCGTAATTCTTAACCATCGATCCTCGCTCGACAAAGGACAGAGGGTTacgatcattttgcaaatatgtGACTGCTACTGCTATTACCTcatttgtttattcatatttaaCTGATCAACAACAATACATAACTTACTCATCGACCATATGGAGGAAAAATTAGAACTATTTAGTATTTAGTTAgtatattatttaatattaatgACCGTAGCGTAGAactatttaaattttaatttactGAGTAAGGTGTCATCTTCATATAAATAAGTCATAGTTCTACTTCTCTAGGAGGAGGACCTTATTAAGTTATTGTCAGAGGGTCACAGTTTTCAGAAGTTTGTTTATTGTGAAATTAAATCGTTATTTTAGTTACAATACAATTACTAATtacatttttgaaaaagttgaaaatgtgttattaattattaaataataaaaaaacggTGGAACAAATAgagaaaaaatgtttttttaaattaaaacttacttgtgaATTGTTCTATACAGCCAACATCGACAACTTTAGCCCTGAACCGCATGTTTATTACACTTTTTAGGCAACAAATCTAGCATAAATAGCGCTAGCTAGCAGCCAGTGTTTTAGTGTAGCACTGCAGTGTACGTAGCAGACGACCCGCTTTTTTTTAAGACGAAAAAGACTGATACCCTGAAACACTCTTTAGGTTATTATCGAATAGATAGTCAAAATGCCATACCTATTCAGAAAGGGCGCCCTCTCACCGCTTCGTTTTCTTATCCTTTTTTCTACTAATTTCAAGCTAATCAGCAAATTGAAcgtaaaaatattattttaaacgCAATATTGCCACTAAATAATTAATTTCAGAATTATTGAACGTATAAATATATTACTGATTCCAGCTTTACGGGGTTTGACCCTGTGGCCTAATGGATAAGGCGTCAGCCTCCGGAGCtgaagattgtgggttcgagtcccatcaGGGTcggtatttttttccccaacaaTTTTTGCTATGTTTTAGAACAAAATTATA belongs to Asterias amurensis chromosome 5, ASM3211899v1 and includes:
- the LOC139937226 gene encoding checkpoint protein HUS1-like, translated to MRFRAKVVDVGCIEQFTRVVSTISKMTQLCVLRLTADHMYFILNDKVAKGGIWCELTASNFFDEYRMEGLSEESNEIYLEVTPEDIVRAMKTAQNAKAVKLKLTKKFSPCLTFDIELPSRTGHSRNVVHDVPVNVIPKSLWSEYSEPKVPDFDVSICMPPLKSLRNVVERMKNLGSYLELSANQNGEMRLRVESDQVTISTHFKELEIPEWINEGSETQNQGRGPDQMVGAKVDIRRFLQFLAGQQLNPPKIICNIVNNRLIHFFLLQEDISLQYSMPIIQ